The following coding sequences lie in one Pirellulales bacterium genomic window:
- a CDS encoding efflux RND transporter periplasmic adaptor subunit: MPTLADSLVSSSARPLAIRKRPDLQVTRQRYQGRQYWIVKDPVGLNYFRFQEEEFALLNWLDGKTSLDDLRQRFEKEFAPQKITLEELGRLIGMLHQSALVIAAVPGQGKQLLKLRWERKKREFWGTVSNLLAIRLKGVDPERFFNWLQPKVDWFFSKQAASFCLLLLASALTLVLVQFDTFRAKLPGFHQFFGPSNWIWLGAAMVFTKILHEFGHGLSCKHFGGECHELGVMFLVLTPCLYCNVSDSWMLPNKWHRAFIGAAGMYVEVCIASIATFIWWFSEPGLLNNICLSTMFVCSVSTVVFNGNPLLRYDGYYILSDVLEIPNLRQKATSILNRKLGEWCLGLEQPEDPFLPTRNQFWFMLYTVASSIYTWVVMFSILFFLFRVFQPYRLEIIGQIIAMASIASLIGRPLWSLGKFFYVPGRINEVKKPRFYATLAIVLGVLAAIVFVPFPYHVFCYLTVEPQNADAVYVDVAGEIETVHVQPGDTVQAGAPLADLKSSELELAIADLTGRRNQLEAQMEALRLEEHENRRAADSIPEVQKSLVAIEEQLKKKQTEVDHLHLVAHRAGIVIPPPSVPLHSPSDGKLPNWHGTPLEKQNIGATLKASTLFCKIGDPGKFEAVLVVDQSDIDQVFPGQHVKIMLDEMKGVTFRSEITEISNEPLKVVPKALSNKTGGSIETKPDETGLLRPASVAYEARAPLEDDELNFLTGLKGQAKIDGPWHSLGWRLWRFLQRTFHFKL, encoded by the coding sequence ATGCCCACCCTTGCCGATAGTCTTGTTTCCTCTTCCGCACGGCCGCTGGCCATTCGCAAACGCCCCGATTTGCAGGTGACCCGCCAGCGCTACCAGGGCCGGCAATACTGGATCGTGAAAGACCCGGTGGGCTTGAATTACTTCCGTTTTCAGGAGGAGGAATTCGCGCTGTTGAATTGGCTTGATGGGAAGACAAGCCTGGATGACCTTCGGCAGCGGTTCGAAAAGGAATTCGCCCCACAGAAAATTACCTTGGAGGAGTTAGGCCGTCTGATCGGCATGCTGCATCAAAGCGCCCTGGTGATTGCTGCCGTGCCGGGACAAGGCAAGCAGTTGCTCAAACTGCGGTGGGAGCGCAAAAAGCGCGAATTTTGGGGCACCGTTTCCAATTTGCTGGCCATTCGCTTGAAGGGAGTCGATCCGGAACGGTTTTTTAATTGGCTGCAGCCGAAGGTAGATTGGTTCTTTAGCAAACAAGCCGCGTCCTTTTGCCTGTTGCTGTTGGCCTCAGCTTTGACATTAGTGCTGGTGCAATTCGACACGTTCCGCGCCAAGCTGCCTGGGTTTCACCAATTCTTCGGTCCCAGCAATTGGATTTGGCTAGGCGCGGCGATGGTATTCACCAAAATTTTGCACGAGTTTGGCCACGGGTTGTCGTGCAAGCATTTCGGCGGCGAATGTCACGAGCTGGGCGTGATGTTCCTGGTTCTCACCCCCTGCTTGTATTGCAACGTTTCCGACTCCTGGATGCTGCCCAATAAATGGCATCGGGCGTTCATCGGCGCCGCCGGCATGTACGTGGAAGTATGCATTGCTTCCATTGCTACGTTCATCTGGTGGTTCAGCGAGCCGGGACTGCTGAACAACATCTGCTTAAGCACCATGTTTGTCTGCTCGGTCAGCACGGTGGTGTTCAACGGCAATCCGTTGTTGCGGTACGATGGCTATTACATTCTGTCCGATGTCCTGGAAATTCCCAACTTGCGGCAGAAGGCCACGTCGATTCTCAACCGTAAACTAGGCGAATGGTGCCTGGGGCTGGAACAACCGGAGGATCCGTTCCTGCCCACGCGTAATCAGTTTTGGTTCATGCTGTACACCGTGGCCTCCTCGATTTACACCTGGGTGGTCATGTTTTCGATTTTGTTTTTCCTGTTTCGGGTGTTTCAACCCTATCGTTTGGAAATTATAGGCCAGATCATTGCAATGGCGTCCATTGCCAGCTTGATCGGTCGGCCATTGTGGAGCTTGGGGAAATTTTTTTACGTACCGGGAAGGATCAATGAAGTGAAGAAGCCGCGCTTTTATGCCACGCTGGCCATCGTGCTGGGAGTCCTGGCCGCCATTGTGTTTGTGCCATTCCCCTATCATGTATTTTGTTATCTGACAGTCGAGCCGCAAAATGCCGATGCGGTGTACGTCGACGTGGCGGGTGAGATCGAAACTGTGCATGTCCAACCGGGCGACACCGTGCAGGCGGGCGCTCCGCTGGCCGACTTAAAAAGTTCCGAATTGGAATTGGCAATCGCCGATTTGACTGGGCGACGCAATCAGCTTGAGGCCCAAATGGAGGCCTTGCGATTGGAAGAACACGAAAATCGCAGGGCGGCCGATTCCATTCCCGAAGTGCAAAAATCGCTGGTGGCCATTGAAGAGCAACTGAAGAAAAAACAAACCGAGGTCGATCACCTGCACCTGGTCGCACATCGGGCGGGCATAGTGATTCCGCCTCCGTCCGTGCCACTCCACTCGCCGTCGGATGGCAAGTTGCCCAACTGGCACGGCACCCCGCTGGAGAAACAAAACATCGGCGCCACGCTCAAGGCCTCCACGTTGTTCTGCAAAATCGGCGACCCCGGAAAATTTGAAGCCGTGCTGGTGGTCGATCAGTCCGATATTGATCAGGTGTTTCCGGGGCAACATGTGAAGATCATGCTCGACGAAATGAAGGGCGTTACCTTCCGCAGCGAAATCACCGAAATTTCGAACGAACCGTTAAAGGTGGTTCCCAAGGCGCTTTCCAACAAAACCGGCGGCAGTATTGAAACCAAGCCCGACGAAACAGGTCTCCTGCGTCCGGCCAGTGTTGCTTACGAAGCCCGCGCCCCACTGGAAGACGACGAATTAAATTTCCTGACAGGCCTAAAAGGGCAAGCTAAAATCGACGGTCCCTGGCACTCGCTAGGCTGGCGTTTATGGCGATTCCTACAGCGCACGTTCCATTTCAAGCTGTAG